A stretch of the Sorangium aterium genome encodes the following:
- the groES gene encoding co-chaperone GroES, whose protein sequence is MKIRPLQDRVIVQRVKEEEKTKGGLYIPDTAKEKPIEGTVVAVGNGKVAEDGTVRKLDVKEGDRVLFGKYSGTEVKIDGEEHLILREDDILGVIEK, encoded by the coding sequence ATGAAGATTCGACCGCTCCAGGACCGCGTGATCGTTCAGCGCGTGAAGGAAGAAGAGAAGACCAAGGGAGGTCTCTACATTCCGGACACCGCGAAAGAGAAGCCGATCGAGGGGACCGTCGTCGCCGTCGGCAACGGCAAGGTCGCCGAGGACGGTACCGTGCGGAAGCTCGACGTCAAGGAGGGCGACCGCGTCCTCTTCGGCAAGTACTCGGGCACCGAGGTCAAGATCGACGGCGAAGAGCACCTCATCCTCCGCGAGGACGACATCCTCGGCGTGATCGAGAAGTGA
- the groL gene encoding chaperonin GroEL (60 kDa chaperone family; promotes refolding of misfolded polypeptides especially under stressful conditions; forms two stacked rings of heptamers to form a barrel-shaped 14mer; ends can be capped by GroES; misfolded proteins enter the barrel where they are refolded when GroES binds) — protein sequence MAAKEIIYNESARSMILAGVNALADAVKVTLGPKGRNVVIEKSFGSPTVTKDGVTVAKEIELENRFENMGAQMVREVASKTSDIAGDGTTTATVLAQAIYREGSKLVAAGHNPMEIKRGIDKAVEAIVEHLRGSAKQTKDAKEIAQVGTISANGDETIGKLLADAMEKVGKEGVITVEEAKSADTTLDVVEGMQFDRGYLSPYFVTDPEAMKANLEDCYILISEKKISNMKDLLPVLEAIAKSQKQLLIIAEDVEGEALATLVVNKLRGTLHCAAVKAPGFGDRRKEMLKDIATLTDGQVIAEELGLKLENVTISDLGRAKTVIIDKDNTTIVGGQGKKDKIKARQQEIRAQIENTTSDYDREKLQERLAKLVGGVAVVKVGAATETEMKEKKARVEDALHATRAAVEEGIVPGGGVALIRAQSSLEKLKVNDEQRFGVNIIRRAIEEPLRQISANAGEEGSIVVQKVRDGKDSYGYNAASGDYGNLLEMGVIDPVKVVRSALQNAASVASLMLTTEALIAERPKEEKPAAGGAHAGHGHDF from the coding sequence ATGGCAGCCAAGGAAATCATCTACAACGAGTCCGCCCGCAGCATGATCCTCGCGGGGGTCAACGCCCTCGCCGACGCGGTCAAGGTCACGCTCGGCCCGAAGGGGCGCAACGTCGTCATCGAGAAGAGCTTCGGCTCGCCGACGGTCACCAAGGACGGCGTGACGGTCGCCAAGGAGATCGAGCTCGAGAACCGCTTCGAGAACATGGGCGCCCAGATGGTCCGCGAGGTCGCCTCGAAGACGAGCGACATCGCCGGCGACGGGACGACCACCGCGACGGTGCTCGCCCAGGCGATCTACCGCGAGGGCTCCAAGCTCGTCGCGGCCGGGCACAACCCGATGGAGATCAAGCGCGGCATCGACAAGGCGGTCGAGGCGATCGTCGAGCACCTCCGCGGCTCCGCCAAGCAGACGAAGGACGCGAAGGAGATCGCGCAGGTCGGCACGATCAGCGCGAACGGCGACGAGACGATCGGCAAGCTCCTCGCCGACGCGATGGAGAAGGTCGGCAAGGAGGGCGTGATCACGGTCGAGGAGGCCAAGAGCGCCGACACGACCCTCGACGTGGTCGAGGGCATGCAGTTCGACCGCGGCTACCTCTCGCCGTACTTCGTGACCGATCCCGAGGCCATGAAGGCGAACCTCGAGGACTGCTACATCCTCATCTCGGAGAAGAAGATCTCCAACATGAAGGACCTGCTCCCGGTGCTCGAGGCGATCGCCAAGAGCCAGAAGCAGCTCCTCATCATCGCCGAGGACGTCGAGGGCGAGGCGCTCGCGACCCTCGTCGTGAACAAGCTCCGCGGCACGCTGCACTGCGCGGCCGTCAAGGCGCCGGGCTTCGGTGATCGCCGCAAGGAGATGCTGAAGGACATCGCCACCCTGACGGACGGCCAGGTGATCGCGGAGGAGCTCGGCCTCAAGCTCGAGAACGTCACGATCAGCGATCTCGGCCGCGCCAAGACCGTCATCATCGACAAGGACAACACCACGATCGTCGGCGGCCAGGGCAAGAAGGACAAGATCAAGGCCCGGCAGCAGGAGATCCGCGCCCAGATCGAGAACACGACGAGCGACTACGACCGCGAGAAGCTCCAGGAGCGGCTCGCGAAGCTCGTGGGCGGCGTCGCGGTCGTCAAGGTCGGCGCCGCGACCGAGACCGAGATGAAGGAGAAGAAGGCCCGCGTCGAGGACGCGCTCCACGCGACCCGCGCGGCCGTCGAGGAGGGCATCGTCCCGGGCGGCGGCGTGGCGCTCATCCGCGCGCAGAGCTCGCTCGAGAAGCTCAAGGTCAACGACGAGCAGCGGTTCGGCGTGAACATCATCCGCCGCGCCATCGAGGAGCCCCTCCGCCAGATCTCGGCCAACGCCGGGGAAGAGGGCTCGATCGTCGTGCAGAAGGTGCGCGACGGCAAGGACTCGTACGGCTACAACGCGGCGTCGGGCGACTACGGCAACCTGCTCGAGATGGGCGTCATCGATCCGGTCAAGGTCGTCCGGTCGGCGCTCCAGAACGCGGCCAGCGTCGCCAGCCTGATGCTCACCACCGAGGCGCTCATCGCCGAGCGGCCGAAGGAGGAGAAGCCGGCGGCCGGTGGCGCCCACGCGGGCCACGGCCACGACTTCTGA
- a CDS encoding GNAT family N-acetyltransferase, with the protein MSTLTTERLALTPVSLPLLEAVIRGDRAEAEALSGARFPGAWPGRALVERAFSSPLDRLRDDPEAFLWGTRLMVTCGQEERVVVGSVVLNGRPDATGTVEIGYGVEGKSQGQGYATEGSRAVLHWTLQQPGVKRVIATTPAWHRASLRVIEKLGMRPAGTLEHDLLGELLVFERYPE; encoded by the coding sequence ATGAGCACCCTGACTACCGAGCGCCTGGCGCTCACCCCGGTCTCGCTGCCCCTGCTCGAGGCGGTCATCCGCGGAGATCGCGCCGAGGCCGAGGCCCTCTCCGGCGCGCGCTTCCCCGGCGCCTGGCCTGGGCGCGCGCTCGTCGAGCGCGCCTTCAGCTCGCCGCTCGACCGGCTGCGGGACGATCCAGAGGCGTTCCTGTGGGGCACGCGGCTGATGGTGACGTGCGGGCAAGAGGAGCGCGTCGTCGTCGGCAGCGTGGTGCTGAACGGCCGGCCCGACGCGACCGGCACCGTGGAGATCGGCTACGGCGTCGAGGGCAAGTCCCAGGGCCAGGGCTACGCCACGGAGGGGTCGCGCGCCGTCCTGCACTGGACGCTGCAGCAGCCGGGCGTGAAGCGCGTGATCGCGACCACGCCGGCCTGGCACCGCGCGTCGCTCCGGGTGATCGAGAAGCTCGGGATGCGCCCTGCTGGAACGCTCGAGCACGACCTCCTGGGCGAGCTCCTCGTCTTCGAGCGCTACCCCGAGTAG
- a CDS encoding TrmH family RNA methyltransferase, with the protein MKIPPFGLTTREIRDELAPLRSDFSIAVCRAKNPFNIGAIIRVAHSFLVREIFLIGTEPYYERASMGMQKYETIVECPDEASFLEAARGRPLIGVERDHARRTLWEAPFPRGLVFLFGSEDDGLPQALLDACEDVIAIPMYGINHSYPVAIAAGMTLCEWARRRDPRGGVSRAGG; encoded by the coding sequence GTGAAGATCCCGCCCTTCGGGCTCACCACCCGGGAGATCCGCGACGAGCTCGCCCCCTTGCGGAGCGACTTCTCCATCGCCGTCTGCCGCGCGAAGAACCCGTTCAACATCGGCGCCATCATCCGCGTCGCGCACTCGTTCCTAGTCCGGGAGATCTTCCTGATCGGGACCGAACCCTATTACGAGCGTGCTTCGATGGGCATGCAGAAGTACGAGACCATCGTCGAGTGCCCCGACGAGGCGAGCTTCCTCGAAGCGGCGCGCGGCCGCCCGCTCATCGGCGTGGAGCGCGATCACGCGCGGCGGACCCTCTGGGAGGCGCCCTTCCCCCGCGGGCTCGTGTTCCTCTTCGGCAGCGAGGATGACGGGCTGCCGCAGGCGCTGCTCGATGCGTGCGAGGACGTGATCGCGATCCCCATGTACGGGATCAACCACTCGTACCCCGTGGCGATCGCGGCGGGCATGACCCTGTGCGAGTGGGCTCGGCGGCGCGACCCGCGCGGCGGCGTGAGCCGCGCAGGCGGGTGA
- a CDS encoding C2 domain-containing protein yields MVLRRHRALSLCLPAFILLLAAGGTPLAAGGCSALYPELSTRLREPPPDQELHPPPPEDVRWLRVVRARIPERTRDGRAWDSGAGDLPDPYVRVFVNGAEIFRTAEQTNTLEPTWPEGPSGNFQILPEDRLRVEVWEADPLVDKPIGVRDIGRPSDTQRAAGEIEVELDAGGSLTLAFQPAHARFGLGLWYQLHSGSAFISRTMEGGPAERAGLRKDDEVLEIAGQPLRRMSVAAIRGALDAVPRAGLVLLVKHATGTTERIRVHEGPIYPLFDRFAAE; encoded by the coding sequence TTGGTCCTCCGACGGCATCGCGCGCTCTCGCTCTGCTTGCCCGCGTTCATCCTGCTGCTCGCTGCAGGTGGCACGCCGCTCGCCGCGGGCGGCTGCTCGGCGCTCTATCCCGAGCTCTCGACCCGCCTGCGCGAGCCTCCTCCAGACCAGGAGCTGCATCCTCCGCCGCCCGAGGACGTCCGATGGCTTCGGGTCGTCCGTGCGAGAATCCCGGAGCGCACTCGGGACGGCCGAGCCTGGGATTCCGGCGCTGGCGACCTCCCGGACCCCTATGTCCGCGTCTTCGTCAACGGCGCGGAGATCTTTCGGACGGCGGAGCAAACGAACACGCTGGAGCCGACCTGGCCCGAAGGACCCAGCGGGAACTTCCAGATCTTGCCCGAGGACCGGCTCCGGGTGGAGGTCTGGGAAGCGGACCCGCTCGTCGACAAGCCGATCGGGGTGCGCGACATCGGCCGCCCGAGCGACACGCAGCGAGCCGCAGGCGAGATCGAGGTCGAGCTCGATGCGGGCGGCTCGCTCACGCTCGCGTTCCAGCCGGCGCACGCCAGGTTCGGCCTCGGCCTTTGGTACCAGCTGCATTCCGGTTCCGCATTCATCTCGCGCACCATGGAGGGCGGGCCCGCGGAGCGCGCCGGGCTCCGCAAGGACGACGAGGTGCTGGAGATCGCCGGGCAGCCGCTGCGGCGCATGTCCGTCGCGGCGATCCGGGGCGCGCTCGACGCCGTGCCGCGCGCCGGGCTCGTGCTCCTGGTCAAGCACGCCACGGGCACGACCGAGCGGATCAGGGTCCACGAGGGGCCCATCTATCCGCTGTTCGATCGCTTCGCCGCCGAGTAG
- the asnS gene encoding asparagine--tRNA ligase, giving the protein MHDQPVIATSDLSAHVGSTVVLRGWLYNKRSSGKLHFLELRDGFGTVQCVMAKSDVGDEVFAAADKVTQESVIDVVGEVKAHPKRAGVYEIAASAFRVLASTTGEYPISPKEHGTDFLMDHRHLWLRSRRQHAILRVRHTIIQAVRDFFDGRGFTLVDAPVFTPNACEGTSTLFQTDYHGEKAYLTQSGQLYMEAAAAAFGKAYCFGPTFRAEKSKTRRHLAEFWMVEPEVAFMDLAGDMDLAEDFLCFIVERVLERRRPELAVLERDVGKLEAVKKPFPRIRYDEAVAILNEARAEKRKMAGESEIPDFPWGEDFGGEDETIISGRYDRPVMIHRYPAQVKAFYMKRDPTDDRLALCVDVLAPEGYGEVIGGGQREDDLATLERAIEAHRLPPEAFGWYLDLRRYGTFPHAGFGLGIERSVAWICGLPHVRETIPFPRMLNRLSP; this is encoded by the coding sequence ATGCACGATCAGCCCGTCATTGCTACCAGCGACCTCAGCGCGCACGTCGGCAGCACTGTCGTGCTCCGCGGATGGCTCTACAACAAGCGATCGAGCGGCAAGCTCCACTTCCTCGAGCTGCGCGACGGCTTCGGCACCGTCCAGTGCGTGATGGCGAAGAGCGACGTCGGCGACGAGGTCTTCGCGGCCGCCGACAAGGTCACCCAGGAGAGCGTGATCGATGTCGTCGGCGAGGTGAAGGCGCACCCGAAGCGCGCCGGGGTCTACGAGATCGCCGCGTCCGCCTTCCGCGTGCTCGCCTCCACCACCGGCGAGTACCCCATCTCCCCGAAGGAGCACGGGACCGACTTCCTCATGGATCACCGCCACCTCTGGCTGCGATCGAGGCGGCAGCACGCGATCTTGCGCGTTCGTCACACCATCATCCAGGCCGTCCGCGACTTCTTCGACGGGCGCGGGTTCACGCTCGTCGATGCGCCGGTCTTCACGCCGAACGCGTGCGAGGGGACGAGCACGCTGTTCCAGACCGACTACCACGGCGAGAAGGCGTACCTCACCCAGTCGGGGCAGCTGTACATGGAGGCGGCAGCGGCCGCGTTCGGGAAGGCGTACTGCTTCGGCCCCACGTTCCGCGCGGAAAAGTCGAAGACCCGCCGCCACCTGGCCGAGTTCTGGATGGTCGAGCCCGAGGTGGCGTTCATGGACCTCGCGGGCGACATGGACCTCGCGGAAGACTTCCTCTGCTTCATCGTCGAGCGGGTCCTCGAGCGCCGCCGCCCCGAGCTCGCGGTGCTCGAGCGCGACGTCGGGAAGCTCGAGGCCGTCAAGAAGCCGTTCCCGCGCATCCGCTACGACGAGGCCGTCGCCATCCTGAACGAGGCGCGCGCGGAGAAACGCAAAATGGCCGGAGAGTCTGAAATTCCGGATTTTCCCTGGGGCGAGGATTTCGGCGGCGAGGACGAGACGATCATCTCCGGCCGGTACGATCGTCCCGTCATGATCCACCGCTATCCGGCTCAGGTGAAAGCCTTCTACATGAAGCGCGATCCGACGGACGACCGGCTCGCGCTCTGCGTCGATGTCCTGGCGCCGGAGGGTTATGGAGAGGTGATCGGCGGCGGGCAGCGCGAGGATGATCTCGCCACCCTCGAGCGGGCAATCGAGGCGCATCGGCTGCCCCCCGAGGCGTTCGGCTGGTACCTGGATCTGCGCCGGTATGGCACCTTCCCGCATGCGGGCTTCGGGCTGGGCATCGAGCGGAGCGTCGCCTGGATCTGCGGTCTGCCCCACGTGCGCGAGACGATCCCGTTCCCGCGCATGCTGAATCGGCTCTCGCCGTAG
- a CDS encoding class II glutamine amidotransferase: protein MIPGWGVGFYQGGEILLKRRPIDDRPEISLVDMTKDVRADILVAHVRAATVGSLRTENTHPFRYRQWLFAHTGTVEGFARLRNQLSDSLPQFLQRDVRGETDSEILFHLFLSFLHDSGQLDRPNVDAASARTALRSSIALVDRLCAEEGAGPSAMNIVVTNPEYLLAAHGGTSMAYRIYQGSEDMERLLSDGGLGRMRMPDYAASRLTLVASDFDDDQAPAGWTHVGERAIVTFTRADAPAIEPI, encoded by the coding sequence GTGATCCCTGGCTGGGGGGTCGGCTTCTACCAGGGAGGAGAGATTCTCCTCAAGCGCCGGCCGATCGACGATCGACCCGAGATCAGCCTGGTCGACATGACCAAGGACGTGCGCGCCGACATCCTCGTGGCGCATGTCCGGGCTGCGACCGTCGGCAGCTTGCGCACCGAGAACACGCACCCGTTCCGCTATCGGCAGTGGCTGTTCGCCCACACGGGCACGGTCGAAGGGTTCGCCCGCCTGCGGAACCAGCTGAGCGACTCGCTACCGCAGTTTCTCCAGCGCGACGTTCGCGGCGAGACGGACAGCGAGATCCTCTTCCACCTGTTCCTGTCCTTCCTCCACGACAGCGGCCAGCTCGATCGGCCCAACGTGGACGCGGCGAGCGCGCGGACGGCCCTGCGGTCTTCCATCGCGCTCGTCGACCGGCTCTGCGCGGAGGAAGGGGCGGGGCCGAGCGCGATGAACATCGTGGTCACCAACCCCGAGTACCTGCTCGCCGCCCACGGCGGCACGTCGATGGCGTACCGCATTTACCAGGGCAGCGAGGACATGGAGCGGCTCCTCAGCGACGGCGGGTTGGGCCGAATGCGCATGCCCGACTATGCCGCGAGCCGGCTGACGCTCGTCGCGTCGGACTTCGATGACGACCAGGCCCCCGCAGGGTGGACCCACGTTGGCGAGCGTGCGATCGTGACGTTCACCCGCGCCGATGCTCCCGCGATCGAGCCGATCTGA